One Candidatus Methylacidiphilales bacterium DNA window includes the following coding sequences:
- a CDS encoding LPS export ABC transporter periplasmic protein LptC gives MRDKVFLILAVLGVSLAAQRAQEVMMESEVRGFSLPLYNRDQQLQARITGSRATFPDEERIHIYNLHAELYESGAVQSKVTSPEAVFYKSEQRLEVQSGVQIEHPQIDIQSEGMNWRIPQRQGEFRGKVIMTLHKPLDSASTREDQDVVIFADRLFLYLAEGKGIFYGKVSVRHSKGSVQCERGEIEFEPRRPERVIRFIAQGQVRWDSGKRSGRCHTLSHDWVRNRIFLQGQVVIEDEKHRLISERVVWDEENHRLRSGGLSRVEIVSEGAQR, from the coding sequence ATGCGAGATAAAGTTTTTCTTATTCTTGCGGTGTTAGGGGTATCGCTTGCTGCACAACGTGCGCAAGAGGTGATGATGGAAAGTGAGGTGCGTGGCTTTTCTTTGCCGCTCTACAACCGCGACCAGCAGCTTCAGGCGAGGATAACAGGTTCCCGCGCCACGTTTCCCGATGAAGAGCGGATACATATCTACAATCTCCATGCTGAGCTTTATGAGTCTGGAGCGGTGCAATCGAAAGTGACCTCTCCCGAGGCTGTGTTTTACAAATCTGAGCAGCGTCTTGAGGTGCAGTCAGGCGTTCAGATCGAGCATCCTCAGATCGACATACAATCTGAAGGTATGAATTGGAGGATTCCGCAGAGACAGGGAGAATTTCGCGGAAAGGTAATCATGACGCTACATAAGCCTTTGGATTCTGCAAGCACTCGTGAAGATCAGGATGTGGTTATTTTTGCGGATCGGCTGTTTTTATACTTGGCTGAGGGTAAGGGAATTTTTTATGGCAAGGTAAGTGTCCGTCATTCAAAAGGCTCAGTTCAATGTGAGCGTGGGGAGATTGAGTTTGAGCCTAGGCGACCAGAAAGGGTCATTCGATTCATTGCGCAGGGTCAAGTGCGGTGGGACTCGGGGAAACGATCCGGGCGATGTCATACACTAAGTCACGATTGGGTGCGAAATAGAATTTTTTTGCAAGGCCAGGTGGTCATTGAAGATGAGAAGCACCGATTGATTTCAGAGCGTGTGGTATGGGATGAGGAGAACCATCGATTGAGGAGTGGCGGCCTTTCTCGTGTTGAGATCGTGTCGGAAGGTGCACAACGTTGA
- the kdsA gene encoding 3-deoxy-8-phosphooctulonate synthase: MPLKEVSSSHSIFSALERNIQSFLLIAGPCVIESESQTIEIARTLKTITERLGLPLLFKASFDKANRSSITSYRGVGIEEGLGILEKVKGHLQLPVTTDVHETWQVERVSPVVDVIQIPAFLCRQTDLLQAAARSGKPVNVKKGQFLAPEDMRHVVAKMVAEGAQTVFVTERGTTFGYHNLVVDMRSLAIMKALGLRVIFDATHAVQRPGSLDGRTGGDRAMVPVLARAAVAVGIDGLFLETHPDPDRAPSDGPNMLPLDQVEKLLVELLEIHRVRLRYAR, translated from the coding sequence ATGCCTCTTAAGGAAGTCTCTTCTTCTCATTCAATTTTTTCAGCTTTGGAAAGAAACATTCAGTCATTTCTACTCATTGCTGGGCCATGTGTGATTGAGAGTGAGTCTCAGACGATTGAGATTGCTCGCACACTTAAAACGATAACTGAAAGACTCGGCCTACCGCTTCTCTTCAAAGCTTCGTTCGATAAAGCCAATCGTTCTTCAATTACTTCCTACCGTGGAGTCGGTATCGAGGAGGGGCTAGGTATTTTAGAAAAAGTCAAAGGCCATTTACAGCTCCCTGTTACTACGGACGTTCACGAGACGTGGCAAGTCGAGCGAGTCAGTCCTGTCGTAGATGTGATTCAAATTCCTGCCTTTCTTTGTCGGCAGACGGATTTGCTCCAAGCAGCTGCCCGGAGCGGGAAACCTGTTAACGTTAAAAAAGGACAGTTTTTAGCTCCTGAAGACATGCGACATGTCGTGGCTAAAATGGTAGCTGAGGGAGCCCAAACAGTCTTCGTAACAGAGCGAGGCACGACTTTTGGTTACCACAACCTCGTCGTAGATATGCGCAGTCTCGCAATTATGAAGGCTCTTGGGCTTCGCGTGATATTTGATGCGACACATGCCGTTCAACGTCCTGGCAGTCTCGACGGCAGGACTGGGGGAGATCGTGCTATGGTCCCTGTATTAGCGCGTGCTGCAGTCGCTGTGGGGATAGACGGTCTTTTTTTGGAAACGCATCCTGATCCTGATCGTGCGCCTTCTGATGGACCAAATATGTTACCTCTAGATCAAGTTGAGAAGTTGCTGGTGGAGCTTTTGGAAATTCACCGAGTGAGGTTGCGGTATGCGAGATAA
- a CDS encoding 50S ribosomal protein L25, with the protein MAITLTIKAEPRTAVGRNAVKSVRKKGYVPGVVYGKKSHTIIQIPRVALQQSLKGTSSETVLVDLEIGKEKKLAVLQDIQHHPIKDFIVHIDLHEVDPDETLHVEVPVHEVGESIGVKNFGGILETVTRRLKIACKPRDLPDHITVDISNLNIGQSIHVSQIQPPPGVTILNPPDQPVFACVAAAAAEETQTPESAATTEPEVIKEKKPTEGESATVTSKEKDKKSS; encoded by the coding sequence ATGGCGATTACTTTAACAATTAAAGCTGAGCCACGAACAGCCGTCGGCCGTAACGCCGTAAAATCGGTGCGAAAGAAAGGCTACGTTCCGGGCGTAGTTTATGGAAAAAAATCGCATACCATCATTCAGATACCTCGTGTTGCTTTACAACAGTCCCTTAAAGGCACAAGTAGTGAAACTGTTCTCGTTGATTTAGAAATCGGCAAAGAGAAAAAGCTGGCCGTTCTGCAAGACATCCAGCATCATCCCATAAAAGATTTCATCGTTCACATCGACTTACATGAGGTGGACCCTGACGAGACGCTACACGTTGAAGTGCCCGTTCATGAAGTAGGCGAATCAATAGGAGTCAAAAACTTTGGTGGCATTCTGGAAACGGTGACTCGTCGTCTTAAAATCGCGTGTAAGCCAAGAGACCTACCAGATCACATCACAGTAGACATTTCGAATCTAAATATAGGGCAATCTATTCACGTCTCGCAAATCCAGCCTCCTCCAGGAGTCACTATTCTTAATCCCCCAGATCAACCCGTCTTTGCCTGCGTCGCAGCCGCTGCGGCTGAAGAAACCCAGACGCCTGAGTCAGCCGCAACCACGGAGCCTGAGGTTATCAAGGAAAAGAAACCCACAGAGGGTGAGTCTGCCACTGTTACATCTAAAGAAAAAGACAAGAAGTCTTCTTGA
- a CDS encoding C39 family peptidase, producing MIHELWLSFYIVTGSLGEYINHQHAYQLQVMRWEWPQNPLTDPAFWSQDARVWLRTSRFFTLIEKNKNRETWRSEDFLPWLGYETVETKLVLDQGKPINLHINVINRGDLRVLEASQKALTSMVKRFERMDEFLNNLVQKMTHIMEVDPSKEEDRVARGVKVSGFVWKKNFVWARLNYNRGEFITFELTPPGVELDAIENAFMESQIATTGNLREIRKEDLIQNVVNEPDGSLWINNIPMVDQGEKGYCTVATMERVFRYYGIPLDQHLAADLAESSALMGTRITLGIEAAEKLLKGNDLRLRPLREDNRGRLRFDRLKEVLSQGLPIIWNVDLSQSDEPGNNALGSSFAGHTRLIIGLNLDKQEIYFSDSWGVLHQKKTMSFENASRIHISAFYLEPRN from the coding sequence ATGATTCATGAGCTTTGGCTAAGTTTCTACATCGTTACTGGGAGTCTAGGCGAGTATATCAATCATCAACATGCCTACCAACTCCAAGTGATGCGTTGGGAATGGCCGCAAAATCCGCTCACCGATCCTGCTTTTTGGAGTCAAGATGCGCGTGTCTGGCTTCGGACGAGCCGTTTTTTTACTTTGATAGAAAAAAACAAAAACCGTGAAACATGGCGCAGTGAGGATTTTTTGCCATGGCTCGGCTATGAAACGGTGGAAACAAAACTTGTTCTCGACCAAGGTAAGCCGATCAACCTTCATATTAACGTCATAAACCGCGGCGATCTTCGAGTTCTTGAAGCATCGCAAAAGGCGCTCACTTCTATGGTAAAGCGCTTTGAGAGGATGGACGAATTTCTAAATAATCTTGTCCAAAAAATGACTCATATCATGGAGGTTGATCCCAGCAAAGAAGAGGATCGCGTCGCGCGTGGAGTAAAAGTAAGCGGCTTCGTTTGGAAAAAGAATTTCGTATGGGCGCGATTAAATTACAATCGAGGTGAATTTATCACTTTCGAATTAACGCCCCCTGGCGTGGAACTAGACGCCATCGAAAACGCATTCATGGAAAGCCAGATTGCGACAACCGGTAACTTGCGTGAGATTCGGAAGGAAGATCTTATTCAAAATGTCGTCAACGAACCGGATGGCTCACTGTGGATTAATAACATCCCGATGGTAGATCAAGGGGAGAAAGGTTATTGCACAGTAGCTACAATGGAGCGAGTTTTTCGCTACTATGGTATACCTTTGGATCAACATCTCGCTGCAGATCTAGCAGAAAGCTCTGCCTTGATGGGCACTCGCATCACATTAGGGATCGAAGCCGCCGAAAAGTTGCTTAAAGGAAATGACCTTCGTCTTCGCCCTTTGCGTGAAGACAACCGTGGACGTCTGCGCTTCGACCGACTGAAAGAAGTCCTTTCACAAGGGTTGCCAATCATTTGGAACGTTGACTTATCACAAAGTGATGAGCCGGGTAACAATGCGCTGGGTTCTTCCTTTGCTGGCCACACGCGGCTTATTATTGGCCTCAATCTCGATAAGCAGGAGATCTATTTCTCTGATAGCTGGGGGGTCTTGCATCAGAAAAAGACTATGAGCTTTGAAAACGCCTCCCGTATTCATATCAGCGCTTTTTATCTTGAGCCGCGCAACTGA
- a CDS encoding CTP synthase, which produces MKYVFVTGGVVSSLGKGLTAAALGTLLERRGLRVGLQKFDPYLNVDPGTMSPYQHGEVYVLDDGAETDLDLGHYERFTSARLSRRNNLTTGQIYEAVIAKERRGDYLGKTVQVIPHVTDEIKKRIREIGHYSECDVVITEIGGTTGDIEGLPFLEAIRQFSLEVGGHNVCFIHVTLVPFIKAAGELKTKPTQQSVAKLREIGIQPHILICRTEYSIDHDLRQKLSMFCNVSTEAVIEEKDVTHTIYEVPMMLQREKLDDLVCRQLHLSLPPADMTEWQHFLTHVISPAHRVRVGVVGKYIEHQDAYKSIYEALTHAGAALNTRVEVSRIDAESIENHGPEKFLRGLQGILVPGGFGSRGVEGKITAAQYARENKIPYLGLCLGMQIAAIEIARHLLNLPYAHSMEFNEETPDPVIALLDEQKNVVRKGGSMRLGAYLCNLVPDTLARRVYGKDQVSERHRHRYEFNQKYRAAMENVGVVFSGFSADKGLVEILELRDHPWFVGCQFHPEFLSKPNRPHPLFYGFIQSALNHAS; this is translated from the coding sequence ATGAAGTATGTGTTTGTGACAGGTGGTGTGGTCAGCTCCCTTGGCAAAGGTTTAACGGCTGCTGCTCTTGGCACGCTGCTTGAGCGAAGAGGTCTACGTGTCGGTCTTCAAAAGTTCGATCCCTATCTCAACGTTGACCCTGGCACTATGAGCCCGTATCAACACGGTGAGGTGTATGTTCTGGATGATGGAGCTGAGACCGATCTCGATTTAGGGCACTATGAGCGATTCACCTCAGCGCGTCTTTCAAGGCGGAATAATTTAACGACTGGGCAGATCTATGAGGCAGTAATTGCTAAAGAACGGCGCGGGGATTATCTCGGAAAAACCGTTCAAGTCATACCTCACGTCACCGATGAAATTAAAAAACGTATTCGTGAAATTGGCCACTACAGCGAATGTGATGTCGTCATCACGGAAATAGGCGGCACAACCGGCGACATAGAAGGCCTCCCCTTTCTCGAGGCGATCCGGCAGTTTTCTCTCGAAGTCGGAGGACATAATGTGTGCTTCATCCACGTGACATTAGTGCCCTTTATCAAAGCAGCAGGAGAGCTGAAGACTAAACCGACTCAGCAAAGCGTCGCGAAGCTTCGAGAGATCGGGATACAGCCCCATATCTTAATTTGTCGCACTGAATACTCTATTGATCATGATCTGCGACAGAAACTTTCCATGTTCTGCAACGTCTCAACTGAAGCTGTAATCGAAGAAAAAGACGTCACACACACAATATATGAAGTGCCAATGATGCTGCAGCGAGAAAAACTCGACGATCTCGTCTGCAGACAACTCCACCTTTCTCTTCCTCCAGCAGATATGACGGAGTGGCAACACTTCCTCACCCATGTGATCTCCCCTGCGCATCGTGTGCGAGTCGGGGTCGTAGGCAAGTATATCGAGCATCAAGACGCTTACAAAAGCATTTATGAAGCGCTCACCCACGCCGGTGCCGCTTTAAATACCAGAGTCGAAGTAAGTCGCATAGACGCCGAAAGTATCGAGAATCACGGTCCGGAAAAATTTCTTCGTGGTTTACAAGGAATACTCGTTCCAGGCGGGTTTGGATCACGAGGGGTCGAAGGCAAAATCACTGCAGCCCAGTATGCGCGTGAAAATAAAATCCCCTATCTCGGGCTCTGCCTTGGCATGCAAATTGCCGCTATCGAAATAGCAAGGCATTTGCTGAATCTACCTTATGCTCATAGTATGGAGTTCAACGAAGAGACGCCCGATCCCGTTATTGCCTTGCTAGACGAACAAAAGAATGTCGTCCGCAAAGGTGGCAGTATGCGGCTCGGAGCCTATCTTTGTAATCTCGTGCCCGATACTCTAGCGCGCAGAGTTTATGGGAAGGATCAAGTAAGCGAGCGTCACCGGCACCGGTATGAATTCAATCAAAAATACCGTGCCGCGATGGAAAATGTAGGGGTGGTCTTTTCGGGATTTTCTGCCGATAAGGGATTGGTCGAGATTCTTGAGCTTAGGGATCATCCTTGGTTTGTGGGCTGCCAATTCCATCCTGAATTCCTTTCGAAACCGAATCGGCCGCATCCGCTCTTTTACGGTTTTATACAAAGCGCGCTCAATCATGCCTCTTAA